The Formosa sp. Hel1_33_131 genome window below encodes:
- a CDS encoding TonB-dependent receptor plug domain-containing protein → MTYKSYVLIPLFLCAQTQISAQTVSEESLDEVVVTDSRFKLKRENSGKTVIKISQQEIENNQGRTISELINTKSGIEINGSRSNAGQNLGVYIRGGRNRQVLVLIDGIQVSDPSQISGGYDFRLLNLNQIESIEIIKGAASTLYGSGAAAAVVNITTKAANAKKISAFISSSIGTNQTESDQNYNIADFNNSVAFSGTVNKFTYRAAFNNQFSDGLSAAISDTNEKDAYSKYGLDANLGYQFSTAFSLNVYGNLTDTKSDIDGYDASFNFVDTNDEFNSKQARVGLSSQFKYNKGSLNLNAAFSEYDREFVSTFPSLYKSKNLVLDVYNKYVFDDAFFTIIGLNVIENNATFTTDETFDITDPYANFVYVSDFGFHMNAGVRLNNHNAYGSHFIYNFNPSFTLKSNKGYTKFFGSYSTSFITPSLSHLYGNFGANPNLEPEENLTIEAGIAFKLNDNFRISGLFFNREEKNTVLWIDGGYLNAADLLHAKGVEIELKATLLEKLSIETNYTFVEYKEALARRIPKHKANVQLGYEVSKTTFASLSYQYTDDRFENSFVPNLESFSVLNFYISHSALKNKVTFFAGLDNLLNEAYEDIPGYATKGRNVRLGFNLTL, encoded by the coding sequence ATGACCTACAAATCCTACGTATTAATCCCACTATTTCTATGTGCTCAAACTCAAATCAGTGCTCAAACCGTTTCTGAAGAATCTCTTGATGAAGTGGTCGTCACCGATTCTCGTTTTAAATTAAAACGTGAAAATTCTGGTAAAACAGTGATTAAAATTTCTCAACAAGAAATAGAAAACAACCAAGGGCGAACCATTTCAGAATTAATTAATACTAAAAGTGGAATCGAAATTAATGGCAGTCGAAGCAATGCCGGGCAAAATTTAGGAGTCTATATTCGTGGTGGACGAAACCGTCAAGTGTTGGTTTTAATTGATGGCATTCAAGTGAGTGATCCGTCTCAAATCTCTGGAGGTTATGATTTTAGATTGCTTAATCTTAATCAAATCGAATCCATTGAAATTATCAAAGGAGCTGCAAGTACACTGTACGGCAGTGGTGCCGCCGCCGCCGTTGTCAATATTACAACCAAAGCTGCCAATGCAAAAAAAATAAGTGCTTTTATTTCCTCGAGTATAGGAACAAATCAAACGGAATCCGATCAAAACTATAACATAGCAGATTTTAATAACAGCGTCGCTTTTAGTGGCACAGTTAATAAATTCACGTACCGAGCTGCTTTTAACAATCAATTTTCGGATGGTCTTTCTGCTGCAATTAGCGATACCAATGAGAAAGATGCGTATTCTAAATATGGTCTAGACGCCAACCTTGGCTATCAATTCAGTACTGCTTTTTCTTTAAATGTGTATGGAAATTTAACAGATACAAAATCAGATATTGATGGCTATGATGCGAGTTTTAATTTTGTGGATACCAACGATGAATTTAACAGCAAACAAGCGCGTGTAGGATTGTCATCTCAATTCAAATACAATAAGGGAAGTCTTAATTTGAATGCAGCCTTTAGTGAATATGATAGAGAATTTGTTTCTACGTTTCCATCGCTCTATAAATCCAAAAACCTTGTGTTAGATGTGTATAATAAATATGTGTTTGACGATGCATTTTTTACGATTATTGGACTGAATGTTATTGAAAATAATGCCACCTTCACAACTGATGAAACCTTTGATATTACAGATCCTTATGCTAATTTTGTGTATGTTTCAGACTTTGGTTTTCACATGAATGCAGGGGTGCGTTTGAACAATCACAACGCATACGGATCTCATTTTATATATAATTTTAATCCATCCTTCACGCTTAAATCGAATAAGGGATATACAAAATTTTTCGGGTCTTACAGTACTTCTTTTATCACGCCTTCCTTATCTCATTTGTATGGAAATTTTGGAGCAAACCCTAACTTAGAACCAGAAGAAAATTTAACCATAGAAGCGGGGATAGCTTTTAAATTGAATGACAACTTCAGAATTTCTGGGTTGTTCTTTAATAGGGAAGAAAAAAACACGGTTTTATGGATTGATGGCGGATATCTGAATGCGGCGGATTTATTACACGCAAAAGGCGTTGAGATTGAATTGAAAGCAACACTTTTAGAAAAACTATCTATTGAAACCAACTATACCTTTGTTGAATATAAAGAAGCGTTGGCACGTAGAATCCCTAAACACAAAGCGAATGTTCAATTGGGTTACGAAGTTTCAAAAACCACCTTTGCATCTTTGTCTTACCAATATACAGACGATAGATTTGAAAATAGTTTCGTACCGAATTTAGAGAGTTTTAGCGTATTGAATTTCTATATCAGTCATAGTGCCTTAAAAAATAAAGTGACATTTTTTGCCGGTCTTGATAATCTTTTAAACGAAGCTTACGAAGACATTCCTGGCTATGCAACCAAAGGGCGAAATGTGAGATTAGGGTTTAATCTTACCCTTTAA
- a CDS encoding S41 family peptidase: MNSIFKFALLSLVFSLTFSCFEDNDDTASGNSDIKNFVWKAMNFAYLYKDDSPNLANDRFGSDSDYQSFLNGYESPEGLFESLIYNRETVDRFSWITNDYIALEQQFSGVTKTNGAEFNFYYAPGSSSDAFGIVRLVQPNSNASATTLTRGHVFNKIDGVTLTEDNLRTLLSSETYTIHLATYNTNGTDVPEDDSLTDGTETITLTKTVYSENPIFKSEVITVNNENIGYLMYNGFVADYDAQLNTAFGEFQAQNIQKLILDLRYNPGGSVNSATALGSMITGLSNGIFAKLQYNSDLQSNNTNYDFTSTLSEGDAINSVGLDKVYVITTGSSASASEMIVNSLRSYIDVVQIGTKTVGKSQASITLYDSPDFQRQGANSGHLYALQPLVAITVNKDDQAVPSTGLTPTIEVKETVSNYGVLGDVNEPLLAAALAAIQAGRFAIDVNGITPILDSNSFKPHSQEMYLD, encoded by the coding sequence ATGAACTCCATTTTTAAATTCGCACTTCTTTCCCTTGTTTTTAGTCTTACTTTCAGTTGTTTTGAAGATAATGATGATACCGCTTCAGGAAACTCAGATATCAAAAATTTTGTTTGGAAAGCAATGAATTTTGCCTATCTCTACAAAGATGACAGTCCAAACTTGGCCAACGATCGTTTTGGGTCAGACAGTGACTATCAAAGTTTTTTAAACGGCTATGAAAGCCCTGAAGGTTTGTTTGAAAGTTTAATTTATAACCGAGAAACGGTCGATCGTTTTAGTTGGATTACAAATGATTATATTGCTCTTGAACAACAATTTAGTGGGGTTACTAAAACCAATGGCGCTGAATTTAATTTCTATTATGCACCAGGGAGTTCTAGCGATGCGTTTGGAATTGTGCGTTTGGTACAACCAAATAGCAACGCGAGTGCAACCACTTTGACCCGAGGGCACGTTTTTAATAAAATTGATGGTGTCACCCTAACAGAAGATAATCTTCGTACGCTTTTAAGCAGTGAAACTTATACCATTCATTTAGCAACATACAATACAAACGGAACAGATGTTCCAGAAGATGACAGTCTTACAGACGGAACAGAAACAATCACACTTACCAAAACCGTTTATTCTGAAAACCCAATTTTCAAATCAGAAGTAATCACTGTAAACAATGAAAACATAGGCTATTTAATGTACAACGGGTTTGTGGCCGATTATGACGCACAACTGAATACCGCTTTTGGAGAATTTCAAGCACAAAACATTCAAAAATTGATATTGGACTTGCGCTACAATCCCGGAGGGAGTGTAAATTCTGCGACCGCTTTAGGGAGTATGATTACAGGTCTTTCTAATGGAATTTTCGCGAAACTACAGTACAATAGCGACTTACAGAGTAACAATACCAATTACGATTTCACAAGCACGCTATCAGAAGGAGACGCCATTAACTCGGTGGGTCTAGACAAAGTATATGTCATCACCACAGGAAGTTCGGCATCCGCAAGTGAAATGATTGTGAACAGCCTAAGATCCTATATCGATGTGGTGCAAATTGGTACTAAAACTGTTGGGAAATCGCAAGCATCTATAACGCTTTATGATTCTCCAGATTTTCAAAGACAAGGCGCTAATTCGGGTCATTTATATGCGCTACAACCGTTGGTCGCCATCACCGTAAACAAAGACGACCAAGCAGTTCCGTCCACGGGATTGACACCAACTATTGAAGTGAAAGAAACCGTTTCAAATTATGGTGTTTTAGGAGATGTCAATGAACCTTTGCTCGCCGCTGCGCTTGCTGCAATTCAGGCAGGGAGATTTGCAATTGATGTAAATGGCATCACTCCCATCCTAGATTCAAATTCATTTAAACCACATTCTCAAGAGATGTATCTTGATTAG
- a CDS encoding RNA polymerase sigma factor, with protein MNEREYLKIVTPFKDKIFRVARRLLVSVEEAEDATQEVLLKLWNHRQKFKDYNSPEAFAMTMTKNWCFDRLKSKQAQNLKIVHNNYEDHSQSLQKSIEVNDSLRWVEKHMEALPEKQKLILQLRDIEQYEFNEIAKILDMSEATIRVSLSRARKSIREKLTKTHNYGIKKH; from the coding sequence ATGAACGAAAGAGAATATTTAAAAATTGTCACTCCTTTTAAGGATAAAATTTTCCGAGTGGCGAGACGTTTGTTGGTATCGGTTGAGGAAGCAGAGGATGCGACACAAGAAGTTCTTTTGAAATTATGGAACCATCGGCAAAAATTTAAGGACTATAACAGTCCTGAAGCATTTGCAATGACAATGACAAAAAATTGGTGCTTTGATCGATTAAAATCAAAACAAGCACAAAATTTAAAAATAGTACATAACAATTATGAAGACCATTCACAATCCTTACAAAAATCAATAGAGGTTAATGACAGTCTTCGCTGGGTAGAGAAACACATGGAAGCGTTGCCCGAAAAACAAAAATTAATATTACAACTCAGAGATATTGAACAGTATGAGTTTAATGAAATAGCAAAAATACTAGACATGTCCGAAGCCACCATCAGAGTTTCACTGTCGAGAGCAAGAAAATCAATAAGAGAAAAATTAACAAAGACCCATAATTATGGAATTAAAAAACATTGA
- a CDS encoding DUF4252 domain-containing protein: protein MKKIVVILSLLMAPIAISAQSIFEKYEDQEHVTSVVVNQKMFKMLANIDIQTNDPDSDAFINQVKMLDNLTVFTTDNMDVSNSMKKDVEKYIKSSKLEELMRIKDGDQTVNFFVLEGKDDNHVKELLMFVNGLGDLTKNENISINGKQRVIETVLLSLTGDIDLRQVSKLTNQLNVPGGEQLKKATKK from the coding sequence ATGAAAAAAATTGTAGTAATTCTTAGTTTGCTTATGGCTCCGATAGCCATCTCAGCGCAAAGCATATTTGAAAAATATGAAGATCAAGAACATGTGACTTCTGTGGTTGTGAACCAAAAGATGTTTAAAATGTTGGCCAATATTGATATTCAAACCAATGATCCCGATTCTGATGCTTTTATAAACCAAGTCAAAATGCTGGATAATTTAACTGTTTTTACAACCGATAATATGGATGTTTCAAATTCCATGAAAAAAGATGTTGAGAAATACATCAAAAGTTCCAAGCTCGAGGAGCTCATGCGAATCAAAGATGGCGATCAAACCGTTAATTTCTTTGTTTTAGAAGGTAAAGACGATAACCATGTAAAAGAACTCCTCATGTTTGTGAATGGCTTGGGAGATCTCACCAAAAATGAAAACATCTCTATTAATGGGAAACAACGTGTGATTGAAACGGTTCTGTTATCTCTCACTGGAGATATTGATTTACGTCAAGTTTCAAAACTCACAAATCAGTTGAATGTCCCCGGTGGAGAGCAACTTAAAAAAGCAACTAAAAAATAA
- a CDS encoding DUF4252 domain-containing protein has product MKTLLKFSTIFGVFLVLGCSPELTLQTYFVEHQEASGFMSVDIPMSFLNPDKIELSDVQEEAIDSIDKLNMLAYSLSDGTEEEFNAELAKVKTILKAEKYNDLMRGGNSTDGKLYIKYIGEDSEIDELIVFGFSQDNGFAIIRVLGDNMELSKILKLETVVDQFDTENANVEDFMKFLL; this is encoded by the coding sequence ATGAAGACGCTCCTTAAATTTTCAACAATTTTTGGTGTATTCCTTGTTTTAGGATGTTCACCTGAATTAACACTACAAACCTATTTTGTAGAGCACCAAGAGGCCTCTGGTTTTATGTCTGTGGACATTCCGATGTCCTTTCTAAATCCCGATAAAATTGAGCTTTCAGACGTTCAAGAAGAGGCGATTGATTCCATCGACAAACTCAATATGCTTGCCTATAGTTTGAGTGATGGAACTGAGGAAGAATTTAATGCTGAATTGGCTAAAGTCAAAACCATTTTAAAAGCAGAAAAATACAACGATCTGATGCGTGGTGGCAATTCTACAGACGGGAAACTCTACATTAAGTATATAGGAGAAGATTCCGAAATAGACGAACTCATTGTGTTTGGCTTTTCTCAAGACAATGGATTTGCCATCATCAGAGTTTTAGGGGACAATATGGAGCTCTCTAAAATTTTGAAACTCGAGACAGTTGTGGATCAGTTTGATACTGAAAACGCAAATGTCGAAGATTTTATGAAATTCTTACTGTAG
- the purB gene encoding adenylosuccinate lyase — MSISMLNAISPIDGRYRSKTDALAGFFSEESLIKYRVLVEIEYFIALCEIPLPQLKNFNSDHFKDLRAIYTEFSSKDAQAIKDIESITNHDVKAVEYFIKDKFDALQISEYKEFIHFGLTSQDINNTAIPLSIKDAIEAVYIPEYNTLTNCLKELVNDWKEIPLLARTHGQPASPTRLGKEIQVFVTRLEAQFESLKSIPNAAKFGGATGNFNAHKVAYPNIDWQAFANNFLKDKLGLHHSFPTTQIEHYDHMAASFDALKRINTIIIDLDRDFWTYVSMDYFKQKIKEGEVGSSAMPHKVNPIDFENSEGNLGIANAIFEHLSAKLPVSRLQRDLTDSTVLRNVGVPFAHTIIAFKSTLKGLQKLLLNPSKIAEDLEKNWAVVAEAIQTILRREGFPNPYEALKGLTRTNEAISKTSISNFIDTLEVSDSIKTELKAITPSNYTGI; from the coding sequence ATGTCTATATCCATGCTAAATGCTATTTCTCCAATTGACGGTCGCTACAGATCAAAAACTGATGCATTGGCAGGGTTTTTCTCTGAAGAATCCCTCATCAAATACCGAGTTTTAGTTGAGATAGAATATTTTATTGCGCTTTGTGAAATTCCTTTACCGCAATTAAAAAATTTCAATTCGGATCATTTTAAAGATTTAAGAGCCATTTACACGGAGTTTTCATCCAAAGATGCACAAGCAATTAAGGACATTGAAAGCATTACAAACCACGATGTGAAAGCAGTTGAATATTTTATAAAAGACAAATTTGATGCCCTTCAAATTTCTGAATATAAAGAGTTTATTCACTTCGGATTGACTTCTCAAGATATAAACAATACCGCCATTCCTTTAAGCATCAAAGACGCGATTGAAGCGGTCTATATCCCAGAATACAACACCTTAACAAATTGCTTAAAAGAATTGGTCAACGATTGGAAAGAAATTCCGTTATTGGCACGCACGCACGGGCAACCCGCCTCACCTACCCGCCTAGGAAAAGAAATTCAAGTGTTTGTAACCCGTTTAGAGGCGCAATTTGAATCTTTAAAATCGATTCCGAATGCTGCGAAATTTGGGGGTGCCACAGGAAATTTTAATGCACATAAAGTGGCTTACCCAAACATTGATTGGCAAGCATTTGCAAACAACTTTTTAAAAGACAAACTAGGACTTCACCACTCCTTCCCAACCACACAAATTGAACATTACGACCACATGGCTGCGTCGTTTGATGCCTTAAAACGCATCAACACCATTATCATCGATTTGGATCGTGATTTCTGGACCTATGTGTCTATGGATTATTTCAAACAAAAAATTAAAGAAGGGGAAGTCGGCAGTTCGGCGATGCCCCATAAAGTCAATCCCATTGATTTTGAAAACAGCGAAGGGAATTTAGGAATTGCCAATGCGATTTTTGAGCATTTATCAGCCAAGCTTCCTGTGTCTAGATTGCAACGCGATTTAACGGATAGTACGGTTTTAAGAAATGTGGGAGTGCCGTTTGCACATACCATCATCGCCTTCAAATCGACCTTAAAAGGATTGCAGAAATTATTATTAAACCCTTCTAAAATTGCAGAAGATTTAGAAAAAAATTGGGCGGTTGTGGCAGAAGCGATTCAAACCATTTTAAGACGTGAAGGATTTCCAAATCCTTATGAAGCACTGAAAGGATTGACACGCACCAACGAAGCTATTTCCAAAACTTCGATCTCTAATTTTATTGATACCCTTGAAGTTAGTGACTCCATTAAAACAGAGTTAAAAGCCATTACACCGTCTAACTACACAGGGATATAA
- a CDS encoding adenylosuccinate lyase: MTYENLVKELSYVNHSRENRAKYAQMVIENQKLIPVLLKILFEVDSKISCRAAWVLEFVTKKNPSIILPYIDVFTSKMGDVYLDSAVRPIAKICEYLIEYYLDKKIKPLKQRLKPVHLERIIAVNFDYLIGDHKIAPKAYAMQSLYWLGFQFTWIHPELKIILERDYHTGSSGYKARARKILNQIKLSTHEFLI; this comes from the coding sequence ATGACCTACGAAAACTTAGTAAAGGAACTTTCATACGTGAATCACAGTCGCGAAAACAGGGCGAAATACGCTCAAATGGTGATTGAAAATCAAAAATTAATTCCAGTTCTTTTAAAAATTCTGTTTGAAGTTGATTCAAAAATATCTTGTCGAGCTGCATGGGTTTTGGAGTTTGTTACCAAAAAAAATCCTTCCATCATACTTCCGTATATCGATGTGTTTACATCGAAAATGGGAGACGTATATTTAGATTCAGCTGTGCGTCCCATCGCTAAAATCTGTGAGTACCTCATTGAATATTATCTAGATAAAAAAATTAAACCCCTAAAACAACGCTTAAAACCAGTTCACTTAGAACGTATTATTGCAGTGAACTTTGACTATCTGATAGGAGACCATAAAATAGCGCCAAAAGCCTATGCGATGCAAAGTTTATATTGGCTAGGGTTTCAATTTACTTGGATCCACCCCGAATTAAAAATTATTTTAGAGCGGGATTATCATACTGGAAGTTCAGGATACAAGGCACGTGCTCGAAAAATTCTGAATCAAATTAAATTGAGTACCCATGAATTTCTTATATAA
- a CDS encoding heme-binding domain-containing protein, whose translation MTRKKKIIVGVVIVFVIAQFFQPNKNQGNLESIDLFLVETQAPKEVKQILQQACFDCHSSSTNYPWYNSITPVNYWLNSHIKEGQKHFNVSKWASYSTKKKDHKLEELIEELDEGEMPLASYTWTHSEAQLTEAQVQILMDWASSVRSNYSLHNDHD comes from the coding sequence ATGACTCGTAAGAAAAAAATAATAGTTGGTGTAGTGATTGTGTTTGTAATCGCACAATTTTTTCAACCGAACAAAAACCAAGGAAATCTGGAGTCCATTGATCTTTTTTTAGTGGAAACACAAGCTCCTAAAGAAGTGAAACAAATTTTACAACAAGCCTGTTTTGATTGTCATAGCAGTTCTACAAATTATCCATGGTACAATTCGATCACCCCCGTAAATTACTGGTTAAACAGCCATATTAAAGAAGGTCAAAAACATTTTAATGTTTCCAAATGGGCCAGTTATTCAACCAAGAAAAAAGACCATAAACTCGAAGAATTAATAGAGGAACTTGATGAAGGTGAGATGCCGTTGGCGTCTTATACTTGGACACATTCGGAAGCGCAATTGACAGAAGCTCAAGTGCAAATTCTTATGGATTGGGCCAGCAGCGTTCGGTCCAATTACAGTCTTCACAACGACCACGACTAA
- a CDS encoding glycosyltransferase, protein MQSTVLVIGFVYPEPNSSAAGTRMLQLIEAFQSQDYQITFATTCKKSDNAFDLESIGVTVVEIELNHSSFDVFIKELNPAIVLFDRFMTEEQFGWRVSEQCPDALKILDTEDLHFLRKGRQKAFNSNQKMDATFFTNDTAKREIASIYRSDLSLVISETEMGILTDTFKIDPAILCYLPFMIPSENCIPRSDCKPYSERRDFVSLGNFLHPPNLDVVRYLKKDIWPKIKKELPVAKLHIYGAYDTPNIKEMHNEKEGFLLHGFVENAFEVLNSAKVLLAPLRFGAGLKGKLTQAMQTGTPCAMSSVAAEGMFGSMKPNGVIEDTADAFIARTVATYSNATEWEGFQQQGFSVLKNRFEKAEHQTRFLNRVKALQSNLNTHRAQNFIGQMLSHHQMQSTKYMARWIEAKNSTP, encoded by the coding sequence ATGCAGTCCACCGTACTTGTAATCGGATTTGTGTATCCAGAACCCAACTCCTCGGCAGCGGGCACGCGGATGCTTCAATTGATAGAAGCCTTTCAATCGCAAGACTATCAAATTACGTTTGCTACCACTTGCAAAAAGTCAGACAATGCGTTTGATTTAGAATCCATAGGGGTGACCGTTGTTGAAATTGAACTCAACCATTCGAGTTTTGATGTATTTATAAAAGAGTTGAATCCCGCGATAGTTCTGTTTGATCGGTTTATGACAGAAGAACAATTTGGCTGGCGCGTGAGTGAACAGTGCCCCGATGCTTTAAAGATTTTAGATACAGAAGATTTGCATTTTCTTAGAAAAGGACGTCAAAAGGCGTTCAATTCAAATCAAAAAATGGATGCTACATTTTTCACTAACGATACTGCCAAGCGCGAAATTGCCAGTATTTATAGAAGTGATCTGTCGCTAGTGATTTCCGAAACTGAAATGGGGATTTTAACAGATACCTTTAAAATCGATCCTGCTATTTTGTGCTACCTCCCTTTTATGATTCCCTCTGAAAATTGTATTCCTCGTTCGGATTGTAAGCCCTATTCTGAGAGACGTGATTTTGTTTCGTTGGGGAATTTTTTACATCCCCCAAACTTAGATGTCGTACGGTATTTAAAAAAAGACATTTGGCCCAAAATTAAAAAAGAACTCCCAGTAGCAAAACTCCATATTTATGGCGCTTACGACACTCCAAACATCAAAGAGATGCACAATGAAAAAGAAGGGTTTTTGTTACATGGATTTGTAGAGAATGCGTTTGAGGTTTTAAATTCTGCTAAAGTTTTATTGGCACCGCTTCGTTTTGGGGCGGGACTGAAGGGAAAGCTGACTCAGGCCATGCAAACGGGGACGCCTTGTGCCATGTCGTCTGTGGCGGCGGAGGGCATGTTTGGCAGCATGAAACCCAATGGTGTTATAGAAGATACTGCCGATGCGTTTATAGCGCGCACCGTGGCGACGTATTCCAATGCCACTGAATGGGAGGGCTTTCAACAACAGGGGTTTTCCGTTCTTAAAAACAGATTTGAAAAAGCTGAACATCAAACACGATTTTTGAATCGAGTGAAAGCACTTCAGAGTAATCTCAATACCCACCGTGCTCAAAATTTCATCGGACAAATGCTCAGCCACCACCAAATGCAAAGCACAAAGTATATGGCGCGCTGGATTGAAGCGAAGAATTCGACGCCTTAA
- a CDS encoding GIY-YIG nuclease family protein, whose product MFCHPELVSGSFQDHFISKKPLYLHLAPNSTPTMPKRFYHNYWVYILASKPRGILYIGFTGGIDDRMERHMRNEGSKFTAKYNVKQLVYFEEFQYVWDAIA is encoded by the coding sequence ATGTTTTGTCATCCTGAACTTGTTTCAGGATCGTTTCAGGATCATTTCATATCCAAAAAACCCTTATATTTACACCTAGCCCCAAACTCAACTCCAACCATGCCAAAACGCTTCTATCACAACTACTGGGTATACATCCTCGCCAGCAAACCCCGCGGCATTTTATACATCGGATTCACTGGTGGAATAGACGATCGTATGGAACGTCACATGAGAAATGAAGGCAGTAAATTTACTGCAAAGTATAATGTAAAACAATTGGTGTACTTTGAAGAATTTCAATATGTATGGGATGCAATTGCTTGA
- a CDS encoding carboxypeptidase-like regulatory domain-containing protein — MKSYFTLLLLLVLPFFGTAQIYNTVKGKIVNAENLGAMESVNIVNLNQVIGTTTNTEGQFEIRAKANDTLHLSYLGYKSIKVKVSNDWVKYGTSTTIELTELAFALEEVNVNKLKLTGYLEVDIKQVPIQQNVRYSISGLNSGYESTSRSPSMVTKVLGAIFNPADFLHNIFGKKPREMRKLREMKKQDEIRNLLASRFDREMLIALLQVDKIDLDLLISECNYSADFIRTANDLQILDAISECYEEYKILSRNRKR, encoded by the coding sequence ATGAAATCATATTTCACACTTTTATTACTCCTAGTGCTTCCCTTTTTTGGGACAGCTCAAATTTACAATACTGTCAAAGGGAAGATTGTAAATGCTGAAAATTTAGGGGCCATGGAAAGTGTGAATATTGTCAACCTGAATCAGGTGATTGGAACAACTACCAATACTGAGGGGCAATTTGAGATTCGCGCGAAAGCCAATGACACCTTGCACCTCTCCTATTTAGGCTATAAATCGATCAAAGTAAAAGTCAGTAATGACTGGGTCAAATATGGTACTTCTACAACCATTGAACTTACAGAATTGGCATTTGCTCTTGAAGAAGTGAATGTCAATAAACTAAAACTTACCGGATATCTTGAAGTCGATATCAAGCAAGTCCCAATTCAACAAAATGTGCGTTACAGTATTTCAGGGCTTAATAGTGGGTATGAATCTACTTCCCGCTCCCCAAGTATGGTGACCAAAGTTTTAGGGGCTATTTTTAATCCTGCTGATTTCTTACACAATATATTTGGTAAAAAGCCTCGCGAAATGCGAAAACTGAGAGAAATGAAAAAGCAAGATGAGATTAGAAACTTACTCGCTTCTCGTTTTGACAGAGAAATGCTGATTGCTTTATTACAGGTTGATAAAATTGATTTAGACCTTCTAATCAGTGAATGTAACTACTCTGCCGACTTCATAAGAACTGCTAATGACCTGCAAATATTAGATGCGATTAGCGAATGCTACGAAGAATATAAAATTCTGAGTCGCAATAGAAAAAGGTAG